One stretch of Eretmochelys imbricata isolate rEreImb1 chromosome 1, rEreImb1.hap1, whole genome shotgun sequence DNA includes these proteins:
- the LOC144258991 gene encoding acetylserotonin O-methyltransferase-like: MSSTQDLDYPQILFQYNNGFLVSKIMFTACELGVFDLLLESEGPLSSDAIAERLGTSASGMERLLDACVGLKLLGVEMKSEGAFYRNTELSNLYLTKSSPKSQYHNLMYYSKTIYLCWHYLTDAVRDGKNQYERAFGVSSKDLFGALYRSEEEMIKFMYGLNAIWSICGRDVIAAFDLSAFMVIYDLGGCAGGLAQECISLYPNSTVTIYDLPKVVQVAKERFVPPEERRITFHEGDFFKDPIPEADLYILARILHDWADDKCMQLLAKIHKASKPGGGVLLVETLLNEDKTGPIETQLYSMNMLVQAEGKERTPSEYSKLLTAAGFREIQVKKTGKLYDAILGRK, translated from the exons ATGAGCTCCACACAAGACCTTGACTATCCTCAGATCTTATTTCAATACAACAATGGGTTTTTAGTCTCAAAG ATTATGTTTACCGCCTGTGAGTTGGGAGTGTTTGATCTATTGCTGGAGTCAGAAGGGCCCCTGTCTTCAGATGCCATTGCTGAACGTTTGGGCACCAGCGCCAGCGGAATGGAACGGCTACTTGATGCCTGTGTGGGATTAAAGCTCCTGGGAGTCGAAATGAAAAGTGAAGGAG cCTTTTACAGGAACACAGAGCTTTCCAACCTCTATCTTACAAAATCAAGTCCCAAGTCTCAGTATCATAATTTGATGTACTACTCCAAAACCATCTATTTGTGCTGGCACTACCTGACAGATGCTGTGAG agatgggAAAAACCAGTATGAGCGAGCATTTGGCGTTTCATCAAAAGACCTCTTTGGGGCTCTCTACAG ATCAGAAGAAGAGATGATCAAATTCATGTATGGTTTAAATGCAATTTGGAGTATTTGTGGCAGAGATGTGATTGCTGCATTTGACCTTTCAGCTTTCATGGTCATTTATGATCTGGGAG GATGTGCAGGTGGTTTGGCCCAGGAATGTATTTCTTTGTACCCAAATTCTACAGTCACAATTTATGACCTACCTAAAGTAGTGCAAGTGGCAAAGGAGCGTTTTGTACCCCCAGAAGAACGTCGGATCACTTTCCATGAAG gagatttttttaaagatccaATTCCAGAAGCTGACCTGTACATTTTGGCTAGAATCCTGCATGACTGGGCAGATGACAAGTGTATGCAGCTACTAGCAAAAATTCACAAGGCTTCCAAGCCTG GGGGCGGAGTGCTGCTGGTTGAAACACTTTTGAATGAAGACAAAACTGGGCCTATAGAAACCCAGCTTTACTCTATGAACATGTTGGTTCAGGCTGAAGGAAAAGAACGAACGCCATCCGAGTACAGCAAGCTCCTCACTGCAGCTGGTTTCAGAGAGATTCAAGTCAAGAAAACAGGAAAGCTCTATGATGCCATTTTAGGAAGAAAATAA